In the genome of Bradyrhizobium sp. CIAT3101, one region contains:
- the ileS gene encoding isoleucine--tRNA ligase, protein MSEKPQKSQKSEAKDYSKTLFLPQTEFPMRAGLPQREPEILKRWYEIGLYEKLRENAKGRDKFVLHDGPPYANGNIHIGTALNKILKDLVTKSQQMLGFDSNYVPGWDCHGLPIEWKVEEEHYRKKGKQKPDFRDSTAMIAFRKECRAYATHWLNVQREEFKRLGVIGDWAHPYATMNYPAEAQIARELMKFAANGTLYRGSKPVMWSVVEKTALAEAEVEYEDYTSDMVWVKFPVTSPAHGALASASVVIWTTTPWTLPGNRAISFSPKIAYGLYKVTDAPADNWAKTGDLLILADALAEEVFKQARVTAFEKVRDIPGDTMDAIECAHPLKGLAGGYDFIVPLLSGDHVTDDTGTGFVHTAPSHGREDFDVWTVNTRELDARGISSAIPYTVDENGAYTDHAPGFAGKRVINDKGEKGDANEAVIKALVDKGMLLARGRLKHQYPHSWRSKKPVIFRNTPQWFIAMDKDIAANGKAKSGDTLRARALHAISVTQWVPPSGENRINGMIEARPDWVISRQRAWGVPIAVFVREKGDGSAEILQDEAVNTRIGDAFEKEGADAWYATGARERFLGPHAGENWQKVDDILDVWFDSGSTHAFVLEDPVQFPGLAGIKRKVDGGTDTVMYLEGSDQHRGWFHSSLLESCGTRGRAPYDIVLTHGFTQAEDGRKMSKSLGNTIEPQSVIKESGADILRLWVASCDYTDDQRIGPEILKNTVETYRKLRNTVRWMLGTLHHYKPADAIAPAEMPELERLMLHELALRAELVRKAYETFDFKNVVATLSAFLNSELSAFYFDIRKDTLYCDPPSSLTRKAALTTIDLLCNSILKWLAPVLSFTAEEGWRMYRPDAEASVHLTLFPEGLEKLRDDKLAAKWESIRNVRRVVTGALELERAAKNIGSSLEASPVIYVADRDMLATLFDTDLAEICITSNYEVREGEAPASAFRLDAVPGVAVVVEKAVGTKCARSWKISPTVGEDPEYPDVTPRDAKALREWKALGVSV, encoded by the coding sequence ATGTCCGAAAAGCCGCAGAAGTCCCAAAAGTCTGAAGCCAAAGACTATTCGAAGACCCTGTTCCTGCCGCAGACCGAATTCCCGATGCGCGCCGGCCTGCCGCAGCGCGAGCCGGAAATCCTCAAGCGCTGGTACGAGATCGGCCTCTACGAAAAGCTGCGCGAGAACGCGAAGGGCCGCGACAAGTTCGTGCTGCACGACGGCCCACCCTATGCCAACGGCAACATCCACATCGGCACGGCGCTGAACAAGATCCTCAAGGATCTCGTCACCAAGAGCCAGCAGATGCTGGGCTTCGATTCCAACTACGTGCCCGGCTGGGACTGCCACGGTCTGCCGATCGAGTGGAAGGTCGAGGAAGAGCACTATCGCAAGAAGGGCAAGCAGAAGCCCGACTTCCGCGACTCAACCGCGATGATCGCCTTCCGCAAGGAGTGCCGCGCCTACGCCACGCACTGGCTCAACGTGCAGCGCGAGGAGTTCAAGCGTCTCGGCGTGATCGGCGACTGGGCTCATCCCTACGCCACCATGAACTATCCGGCCGAAGCCCAGATCGCGCGCGAGCTGATGAAGTTCGCCGCCAACGGCACGCTGTATCGCGGCTCCAAGCCGGTGATGTGGAGCGTGGTCGAGAAAACCGCGCTCGCCGAAGCCGAGGTCGAGTACGAGGACTACACCTCGGACATGGTCTGGGTGAAATTCCCGGTCACCTCGCCGGCACATGGCGCGCTGGCCTCGGCCAGCGTCGTGATCTGGACCACTACACCCTGGACCTTGCCCGGCAACCGCGCGATCTCGTTCTCGCCGAAGATCGCCTATGGCCTCTACAAGGTGACGGACGCTCCGGCGGATAATTGGGCCAAGACCGGCGATCTCCTGATCCTCGCCGATGCGCTCGCCGAAGAAGTGTTCAAGCAGGCCCGCGTCACGGCCTTCGAGAAGGTCCGCGACATCCCCGGCGACACCATGGACGCGATCGAATGCGCGCACCCGCTCAAGGGGCTTGCCGGCGGCTATGATTTCATCGTGCCGCTGCTGTCCGGCGACCACGTCACCGACGACACCGGCACCGGCTTCGTCCACACCGCGCCCAGCCATGGCCGCGAAGACTTCGACGTCTGGACGGTGAATACCCGCGAGCTCGATGCCCGCGGCATCAGCAGCGCGATCCCCTACACCGTCGACGAGAACGGCGCCTATACCGACCACGCGCCGGGTTTTGCGGGCAAGCGCGTCATCAACGACAAGGGCGAGAAGGGTGACGCCAACGAGGCCGTGATCAAGGCGCTCGTCGACAAGGGCATGCTGCTCGCGCGCGGCCGGCTCAAGCACCAATATCCGCATTCCTGGCGCTCGAAGAAGCCGGTGATCTTCCGCAACACGCCGCAATGGTTCATCGCGATGGACAAGGACATCGCGGCCAACGGCAAGGCGAAGAGCGGCGACACGCTGCGCGCCCGCGCGCTGCACGCGATCTCGGTGACGCAATGGGTTCCGCCGTCAGGCGAGAACCGCATCAACGGCATGATCGAGGCGCGCCCCGACTGGGTGATCTCGCGCCAGCGCGCCTGGGGCGTGCCGATCGCCGTGTTCGTCCGCGAGAAGGGCGACGGCTCCGCCGAGATCCTCCAGGACGAGGCTGTCAACACCCGTATCGGCGACGCCTTCGAAAAGGAAGGCGCGGATGCCTGGTACGCCACGGGCGCGCGCGAGCGCTTCCTCGGACCGCATGCCGGCGAGAACTGGCAGAAGGTCGACGACATTCTCGACGTCTGGTTCGATTCCGGTTCGACGCACGCCTTCGTGCTTGAAGACCCCGTGCAATTCCCCGGCCTCGCCGGCATCAAGCGCAAGGTCGACGGCGGCACCGACACCGTGATGTACCTCGAAGGCTCGGACCAGCATCGCGGCTGGTTCCACTCTTCGCTGCTGGAAAGCTGCGGCACCCGCGGTCGCGCGCCCTACGACATCGTGCTGACCCACGGCTTCACCCAGGCCGAGGACGGCCGCAAGATGTCGAAGTCGCTCGGCAACACCATCGAGCCGCAGTCCGTCATCAAGGAATCCGGCGCCGACATCCTGAGGCTCTGGGTCGCGTCCTGCGACTATACTGACGATCAGCGCATCGGCCCCGAGATCCTGAAGAATACGGTCGAGACCTATCGCAAGCTGCGCAACACCGTGCGCTGGATGCTCGGCACGCTGCATCACTACAAGCCGGCCGACGCGATCGCGCCCGCCGAGATGCCCGAGCTCGAGCGGCTGATGCTGCACGAGCTTGCGCTCCGCGCCGAATTGGTCCGCAAGGCCTATGAGACGTTCGACTTCAAGAACGTGGTCGCAACGCTGTCCGCCTTCCTGAACAGCGAGCTCTCGGCGTTCTATTTCGACATCCGCAAGGACACGCTCTATTGCGATCCGCCGTCCTCGCTGACGCGCAAGGCGGCGCTGACCACGATCGACCTGCTGTGCAACTCGATCCTGAAATGGCTGGCGCCGGTCCTGAGCTTCACCGCCGAGGAAGGCTGGCGGATGTACAGGCCGGACGCCGAAGCATCGGTGCATCTGACGCTGTTCCCGGAAGGTCTCGAAAAGCTTCGCGACGACAAGCTCGCCGCGAAGTGGGAGAGCATCCGCAACGTCCGCCGCGTCGTCACCGGCGCGCTGGAGCTCGAACGTGCCGCCAAGAACATCGGCTCCTCGCTCGAGGCCTCGCCGGTGATCTATGTCGCCGACCGCGACATGCTGGCGACGTTGTTCGACACCGACCTCGCCGAGATCTGCATCACCTCGAACTACGAGGTGCGTGAGGGCGAGGCGCCGGCCTCTGCATTCCGTCTCGACGCCGTGCCCGGCGTCGCCGTCGTGGTGGAGAAGGCCGTCGGCACCAAATGCGCCCGCTCCTGGAAGATCTCGCCGACCGTGGGTGAAGACCCTGAGTATCCCGACGTCACCCCGCGCGATGCCAAGGCGCTGCGCGAATGGAAGGCGTTGGGCGTGAGCGTCTGA
- the lspA gene encoding signal peptidase II: protein MTPLRAGILAAVVTLVADQASKLWLLNGFDLARRGVVKVMPFFDLVLAWNIGISFGWLQNDGQAAQLALMAVKVVAVIALAIWMARSQTRLATVALGLIIGGAIGNGIDRLAYGAVVDFALFHIEIGGITYNWYVFNLADVAIVAGVAALLYDSFLGVPAAKAP from the coding sequence ATGACCCCGCTCCGCGCCGGCATCCTCGCGGCCGTGGTCACGCTCGTGGCCGATCAGGCCTCAAAGCTCTGGCTGCTGAACGGGTTCGACCTCGCCCGCCGCGGCGTGGTGAAGGTGATGCCGTTCTTCGACCTGGTGCTGGCCTGGAACATCGGCATCAGCTTCGGCTGGCTCCAGAATGACGGTCAGGCCGCGCAGCTCGCGCTGATGGCGGTGAAGGTCGTCGCGGTGATCGCGCTCGCGATCTGGATGGCGCGGTCGCAGACCCGGCTCGCCACGGTGGCCCTGGGGCTGATCATCGGCGGTGCCATCGGCAATGGCATCGACCGCCTGGCCTATGGCGCGGTGGTCGATTTTGCCCTGTTCCACATCGAAATCGGCGGAATTACCTATAATTGGTACGTCTTCAACCTGGCAGACGTGGCCATCGTTGCTGGGGTGGCGGCCCTATTGTATGATTCCTTCCTGGGGGTACCCGCCGCAAAAGCGCCCTGA
- a CDS encoding bifunctional riboflavin kinase/FAD synthetase, producing the protein MAPQFTVIRDTTPDSAILKGAVVAMGNFDGVHLGHRAVIAAALEMGRLHGRPALALTFEPHPRRFFSPNTPQFRLTDERAKLRLLAGTGLAGAVVMTFDKARAGTSAQDFIHHDLIDRLGVSGIAVGYDFHFGKGRVGSPGLLVNEAPRLGIEVDVQPHVDIDERPVSSSAIRIALAEGLIDEATTMLGAPWFITGEVIHGEKRGRDLGYPTANIRLDANCGLKHGIYAVRVGRGPERLNGVASFGRRPTFDDGAPLLEIFLFDFKGDLYGQALDCAFVGFIREELKFNDIEALIRQMDDDSARARAILAAAPDAFPQLGTVD; encoded by the coding sequence ATGGCCCCGCAATTTACCGTTATCCGCGATACCACGCCGGATTCTGCCATCCTGAAGGGGGCGGTGGTCGCCATGGGCAATTTCGACGGGGTCCATCTCGGCCACCGGGCCGTCATTGCAGCCGCCCTGGAAATGGGCCGACTGCATGGCCGCCCTGCGCTGGCGCTGACCTTCGAACCGCATCCGCGCCGGTTTTTCAGTCCCAACACCCCGCAATTTCGCCTGACGGACGAACGCGCCAAGCTGCGGCTTCTGGCCGGGACCGGGCTTGCCGGTGCCGTGGTCATGACCTTCGACAAGGCCCGCGCCGGGACCAGTGCGCAGGACTTCATTCACCATGACCTGATCGACCGCCTCGGCGTCAGCGGGATTGCGGTCGGCTACGACTTCCATTTCGGCAAGGGACGCGTCGGCTCGCCCGGCCTTTTGGTCAACGAAGCCCCCCGGCTGGGCATCGAGGTCGATGTACAGCCGCATGTCGATATCGACGAGCGGCCGGTCTCCTCCAGTGCGATCCGGATCGCCCTCGCCGAGGGGCTCATCGACGAGGCCACCACCATGCTGGGCGCGCCCTGGTTCATCACCGGCGAGGTCATTCATGGCGAGAAGCGCGGCCGCGATCTCGGCTATCCCACCGCCAACATCCGGCTCGACGCCAATTGCGGCCTGAAGCATGGCATCTATGCCGTGCGGGTCGGCCGCGGGCCTGAGCGTCTGAACGGGGTGGCGAGCTTCGGCCGCCGGCCGACCTTTGATGATGGCGCGCCGCTGCTCGAAATCTTCCTGTTCGACTTCAAGGGCGACCTTTACGGGCAGGCGCTGGACTGCGCCTTTGTCGGCTTCATCCGCGAGGAGCTGAAATTCAACGATATTGAAGCCCTGATCCGCCAGATGGACGACGATTCCGCCCGCGCCCGCGCCATCCTGGCCGCCGCCCCGGACGCTTTTCCGCAGCTCGGGACCGTCGATTGA
- a CDS encoding TIGR01459 family HAD-type hydrolase: MTTLHFAQSLRELVGGVDVVLSDIWGVVHNGLESFPEACEALHTYRSRGGTVILITNAPRPADSVQRQLRKLGVADETYDAIVSSGDLTRLYVAEHPGRKMFWLGPERDNSIYRGLDAKTAPLEEADYIVCTGLYDDETETAEDYRGMMLKARERKLTLVCANPDIVVERGDRLIYCAGAIAELYRELGGEVIFYGKPHRPIYERAMRLAGERQGHPIDRKKVLAIGDSVRTDLTGAREFGIDCLFVTRGIHAEEFEGLDQLDPKSVTELFGHPPKALMRELKW; the protein is encoded by the coding sequence ATGACCACGCTGCATTTCGCCCAAAGCCTGCGCGAACTCGTGGGCGGGGTCGACGTCGTGCTCAGCGACATCTGGGGCGTCGTCCATAACGGACTGGAATCCTTCCCCGAGGCCTGCGAGGCGCTGCACACCTATCGCAGCCGTGGCGGTACGGTGATCCTGATCACCAACGCGCCGCGCCCGGCCGACTCCGTGCAGCGGCAATTGCGCAAGCTCGGCGTCGCCGACGAGACCTATGACGCGATCGTCTCCTCCGGCGATCTGACGCGACTCTATGTCGCCGAGCACCCCGGCCGAAAAATGTTCTGGCTCGGCCCCGAGCGCGACAACTCGATCTATCGCGGCCTCGATGCGAAGACCGCGCCGCTGGAAGAGGCCGACTATATCGTCTGCACCGGCCTCTATGACGACGAGACCGAGACCGCGGAAGACTATCGCGGCATGATGCTGAAGGCGCGCGAGCGCAAGCTGACGCTGGTCTGCGCCAACCCCGACATCGTGGTCGAGCGCGGCGACCGGCTGATCTATTGTGCCGGCGCGATTGCCGAGCTGTATCGCGAGCTTGGCGGCGAGGTGATCTTCTACGGCAAGCCGCACCGGCCGATCTACGAGCGCGCGATGCGTCTGGCCGGCGAACGCCAGGGCCACCCGATCGACCGGAAAAAGGTGCTGGCGATCGGCGATTCCGTCCGCACCGACCTGACCGGCGCGCGTGAATTCGGCATCGACTGCCTGTTCGTCACCCGCGGCATCCATGCCGAGGAGTTCGAGGGCCTCGACCAGCTCGATCCCAAGTCAGTGACGGAATTGTTCGGCCACCCGCCGAAGGCGCTGATGCGCGAATTGAAGTGGTGA
- the arfB gene encoding alternative ribosome rescue aminoacyl-tRNA hydrolase ArfB: MLRISRDLVIDEDDIEIGFVRASGPGGQNVNKVSTSAQLRFDTRKLTIPEDAAIRLARIAGQRMTKDGVIVIHAQRFRTQERNRQDAIDRLVEILSEAMIRPTPRRATRPTFASKQRRLDGKKRRSDVKAGRGGRFDD, encoded by the coding sequence ATGCTGCGGATATCCCGCGATCTCGTTATCGACGAGGACGACATCGAGATCGGCTTTGTCCGCGCCTCCGGCCCGGGCGGGCAGAACGTCAACAAGGTCTCGACGTCGGCCCAACTGCGCTTCGACACGCGCAAGCTGACCATCCCTGAGGATGCGGCGATCCGGCTCGCCCGCATCGCCGGCCAGCGCATGACCAAGGACGGCGTGATCGTAATCCACGCCCAGCGCTTCCGCACCCAGGAGCGCAACCGGCAGGACGCCATCGACCGCCTCGTCGAGATCCTGAGCGAAGCGATGATCCGGCCGACGCCGCGCCGCGCAACGCGGCCGACCTTTGCCTCCAAACAGCGACGGCTCGACGGCAAGAAGCGCCGCAGCGACGTCAAGGCCGGTCGCGGCGGACGCTTCGACGATTGA
- a CDS encoding YihY/virulence factor BrkB family protein: MRARHSEQLDSWLLVAATAVFVLTAERYFQEAGLVRPGPPQDHRNNEANSPETSPANAAMQPGHGRGSTSPFAIPWSGWKDILWRTYQRIDDDRLLATAGGVVFFGLLAIFPAVTALVSSYGLFADPSTISDNLQTLAMMLPQGTFQIVEDQVARVVSKGNTALGATFVFGLVLAIWSANAGVKSIFDALNVAYEEREKRGFIKLNLISLSFTVGGIVALLLMVAAVVAFPLALDHLGIAPESKLIVALARWPLLLVILLAALAILYRFAPSRDAPRWQWLSIGAVTASLLWIAGSALLSWYLSAFANYNATYGSLGAAIGLMTWMWMSAIVIMFGAELNSEVERQTLRDTTTGRPKPLGSRDAVSADTVGAAAPS, from the coding sequence ATGCGTGCGCGGCACAGCGAGCAGCTCGACTCCTGGCTGCTGGTCGCCGCCACGGCAGTTTTCGTCCTCACCGCGGAACGCTACTTTCAGGAAGCGGGGCTCGTCCGGCCGGGACCGCCACAGGATCATCGCAACAACGAAGCGAATTCGCCGGAAACAAGCCCCGCAAACGCAGCCATGCAGCCCGGCCACGGCCGCGGCTCGACAAGCCCGTTTGCGATTCCCTGGTCCGGCTGGAAGGACATCCTCTGGCGCACCTATCAACGCATCGACGACGATCGCCTGCTGGCGACCGCAGGGGGCGTCGTCTTCTTCGGTCTGCTCGCGATCTTTCCCGCGGTAACCGCACTCGTCTCGTCCTACGGACTGTTCGCCGATCCCTCGACCATCAGTGACAATCTGCAGACACTCGCGATGATGCTGCCCCAGGGCACGTTCCAGATCGTCGAGGATCAGGTCGCCCGCGTGGTCTCGAAAGGCAACACGGCGCTGGGCGCCACCTTCGTGTTCGGCCTGGTGCTCGCAATCTGGAGTGCCAATGCCGGCGTCAAATCCATCTTCGACGCCCTCAACGTCGCCTACGAGGAGCGCGAGAAGCGCGGCTTCATCAAGCTGAACCTGATTTCCCTGTCCTTCACGGTCGGCGGAATTGTCGCACTCCTGCTGATGGTGGCCGCCGTGGTCGCGTTCCCGCTTGCGCTCGATCACCTCGGTATTGCGCCCGAGAGCAAGCTGATCGTCGCGCTGGCACGCTGGCCGCTGTTGCTCGTCATCCTGCTGGCGGCGCTCGCCATCCTCTACCGCTTCGCGCCCAGCCGCGACGCGCCGCGCTGGCAATGGCTGAGCATCGGCGCGGTGACAGCCTCCCTGCTCTGGATCGCCGGCTCGGCGCTGCTGTCCTGGTATCTCTCGGCGTTTGCCAATTACAACGCGACCTACGGCTCGCTTGGGGCGGCGATCGGTCTGATGACGTGGATGTGGATGTCGGCGATCGTCATCATGTTCGGCGCGGAGCTCAACTCGGAGGTCGAACGGCAGACCTTGCGGGATACGACCACCGGTCGGCCCAAGCCGCTCGGCAGCCGCGACGCCGTTTCGGCCGACACGGTCGGCGCCGCCGCACCGTCTTGA
- a CDS encoding response regulator: MAVDLSMSVLVVDDYSTMIRIIRNLLKQLGFENIDDASDGSAALNKMRGKKYGLVISDWNMEPMTGYDLLREVRADPNLATTPFIMITAESKTENVIAAKKAGVNNYIVKPFNAATLKTKIEAVFPDMASA, from the coding sequence ATGGCGGTTGATTTGTCGATGTCGGTTCTGGTGGTGGATGACTACAGCACCATGATCCGTATCATCCGGAATCTGCTGAAGCAGCTTGGCTTCGAGAATATCGATGATGCCAGCGACGGTTCGGCGGCGCTGAACAAGATGCGCGGCAAGAAGTATGGGCTCGTGATTTCCGACTGGAACATGGAGCCGATGACGGGTTACGACCTGCTGCGCGAAGTGCGGGCAGATCCCAACCTCGCCACCACGCCCTTCATCATGATCACGGCGGAATCGAAGACCGAGAACGTGATCGCGGCCAAGAAGGCCGGCGTGAACAACTACATCGTCAAGCCGTTCAATGCGGCGACGCTGAAGACCAAGATCGAGGCGGTCTTCCCGGACATGGCGAGCGCGTAA
- a CDS encoding pitrilysin family protein, whose amino-acid sequence MSSHRSVVCLFAALLSTSALVVGSALAQTTVTSAPPASFTLSNGLQVVVIPDHRTPVVTEMIWYKVGSADETPGKSGLAHFLEHLMFKGTEKHPVGEFSQTVLRVGGNENASTSVDYTNYYQRVPKEQLPTMMEFEADRMTGLILKDENVLPERDVVLEEYNMRVANSPDARLNEQIMAALYLNHPYGRPVIGWHQEIEKLNREDALAFYRRFYAPNNAILVIAGDVEATDVRPLVERNFGPIPAQPAIPAQRIRPQEPEPAAPRTVTLSDPRVEQPSLRRYYLVPSATTAAAGESAALDVLAQLMGSGSNSYLYRALVVDKPLAVSASASYSSISLDPTQFAVSASPKPGVSFAEVEQVIDGVIADIAQNTVRAEDLERVKTQLIAEAIYAQDNQAVLARWYGGALTTGLSIEDIRSWPDRIRAVTAEQVREAAQKWLEKKRSVTGYLIKDTSTAAKREEKRS is encoded by the coding sequence ATGTCCTCACACCGATCGGTTGTTTGCCTCTTCGCCGCGCTGCTTTCGACATCTGCCCTCGTCGTCGGCAGCGCACTCGCCCAGACGACGGTCACGTCTGCGCCGCCCGCCAGCTTCACGCTCAGCAACGGCCTCCAGGTCGTGGTGATCCCTGATCACCGCACGCCCGTGGTCACGGAGATGATCTGGTACAAGGTCGGCTCGGCTGACGAGACGCCAGGCAAATCCGGCCTCGCCCACTTCCTCGAGCACCTGATGTTCAAGGGCACGGAGAAGCATCCGGTCGGCGAGTTCTCGCAGACCGTGCTCCGCGTCGGCGGCAACGAGAATGCATCGACTTCGGTCGACTACACCAACTACTACCAGCGCGTGCCGAAAGAGCAGCTCCCGACCATGATGGAGTTCGAGGCTGATCGCATGACCGGCCTGATCCTCAAGGACGAGAATGTGCTGCCCGAGCGCGACGTCGTGCTCGAAGAGTACAACATGCGCGTCGCCAACAGCCCGGACGCGCGCCTCAACGAACAGATCATGGCTGCGCTCTATCTCAACCATCCCTATGGCCGGCCGGTGATCGGCTGGCACCAGGAGATCGAGAAGCTCAATCGCGAGGACGCCCTCGCCTTCTACCGCCGCTTCTACGCGCCGAACAACGCGATCCTGGTGATCGCCGGCGACGTCGAGGCCACCGACGTGCGCCCGCTGGTCGAACGCAATTTCGGCCCGATCCCGGCCCAGCCCGCGATCCCCGCGCAGCGCATCCGCCCGCAGGAGCCGGAGCCGGCGGCACCGCGCACCGTCACGCTGTCCGACCCGCGCGTCGAACAGCCGAGCCTGCGCCGCTATTATCTGGTGCCGTCGGCGACGACGGCCGCGGCCGGCGAGAGCGCCGCACTCGATGTGCTGGCGCAGTTGATGGGCAGCGGCAGCAACTCCTATCTCTATCGCGCCCTCGTGGTCGACAAGCCGCTCGCGGTCTCCGCCAGTGCCAGCTATTCCAGCATCTCGCTCGACCCGACCCAGTTCGCGGTGTCGGCCTCGCCGAAACCGGGCGTCAGTTTTGCGGAGGTCGAACAAGTGATCGACGGCGTCATCGCCGACATCGCGCAAAACACAGTCCGCGCCGAAGATCTGGAACGCGTAAAGACCCAGCTGATCGCGGAAGCGATCTACGCTCAGGATAATCAGGCGGTGCTGGCGCGCTGGTATGGCGGCGCACTGACCACCGGCCTGTCGATCGAGGACATCCGGAGCTGGCCGGACCGCATCCGCGCCGTCACCGCCGAGCAGGTCCGTGAAGCCGCGCAAAAATGGCTCGAGAAGAAGCGCTCGGTGACCGGCTATCTGATCAAGGACACCAGCACCGCTGCCAAGCGCGAGGAGAAGCGTTCGTGA
- a CDS encoding phage holin family protein → MLAPSGELLRAGMALKLNHLKRAAQSYLRDRTSQTTGRVTSYAVAAGLFAVAGLFLIAAFFVGLIALYRWIAITYGQFWGFGAVAAVLLVLAAACAGVAMAQMNRRTRPIVPFASRMRVAIATPRIPRGTVKQAVKEVATTIPLVPLAPGERGRDGKTFPARTNRPVQLGLMLAAIGLLGFTAARRRRHGHRLDA, encoded by the coding sequence ATGCTCGCGCCATCGGGCGAATTGCTGCGCGCCGGCATGGCGCTGAAACTCAACCATCTCAAGCGCGCGGCGCAGTCCTATCTGCGTGACCGCACCAGCCAGACCACCGGGCGCGTGACGTCCTACGCGGTCGCTGCGGGACTGTTCGCGGTGGCCGGGCTGTTCCTGATTGCGGCCTTCTTTGTCGGCCTGATCGCGCTCTACCGCTGGATCGCCATCACCTACGGACAGTTCTGGGGCTTTGGTGCCGTTGCGGCCGTGCTGCTGGTGCTGGCCGCAGCCTGCGCCGGGGTTGCCATGGCCCAGATGAACCGCCGCACACGACCGATCGTGCCGTTCGCCAGCCGCATGCGCGTGGCGATCGCCACGCCGCGGATCCCGCGCGGGACGGTCAAGCAGGCGGTCAAGGAGGTCGCGACGACGATCCCATTGGTACCGCTCGCGCCGGGCGAACGCGGCCGGGACGGCAAGACTTTCCCGGCTCGGACCAACCGCCCCGTACAGCTTGGCCTGATGCTTGCCGCGATCGGGTTGCTGGGCTTCACGGCCGCGCGCAGGCGGCGCCACGGTCACAGACTGGACGCCTGA
- a CDS encoding pitrilysin family protein, translating to MAREEALGDRLSDQGHQHRCQARGEAFVTHSFLRARHVLRARHFALSVATGAALALATISPSQAAAKIQRLVSPGGIEAWFVQDATVPLIAMEYSFAGGSAQDPKDKPGVANLVGDLLDEGSGDLDSKTFHERLDRRAIELSFSATRDTFRGSLRMLRDNKDEAFDLLRSALTSPHFDAADVERIRSQVISGLRRDTTNPTSLASRKFLEMTFGDHPYGRQTNGTLESVPTITVADMKDYVARNLAKDTLKVAVVGDVDPATLGKLLDHTFGALPAKANLVPVPDVEAAKPPQRAFVPLDVPQTVITFGGPGVKRSDPTFMAAYVVNHILGGGGLSSRLYREVREKRGLAYSVFESLLWMEHSAIFIGNTGTRADRSGDTMDAIEKEVRRIADEGPTQKELDEAKSYLKGSQMLALDTSSKLAQALLQYQQDKLPIDYIEKRNAIVDAVTLDDAKAAAKRLWGQGLLTVIVGRAPQAAAQPAAAPATKSN from the coding sequence ATGGCTCGAGAAGAAGCGCTCGGTGACCGGCTATCTGATCAAGGACACCAGCACCGCTGCCAAGCGCGAGGAGAAGCGTTCGTGACCCATTCCTTCCTCCGTGCAAGACACGTCCTGCGCGCAAGACACTTCGCGCTCTCCGTCGCCACCGGCGCGGCACTCGCGCTCGCCACGATCTCGCCGTCGCAGGCGGCAGCAAAAATCCAGCGCCTGGTCTCGCCGGGCGGCATCGAGGCCTGGTTCGTCCAGGACGCGACCGTGCCGCTGATTGCCATGGAATATTCCTTTGCCGGCGGCTCGGCGCAGGATCCCAAGGACAAGCCGGGCGTCGCCAATCTGGTCGGCGACCTCCTCGATGAGGGCTCCGGCGATCTCGATTCCAAGACGTTCCATGAGCGGCTCGACCGCCGCGCCATCGAACTCTCCTTCAGTGCCACCCGCGACACCTTCCGCGGCAGCCTGCGCATGTTGCGCGACAACAAGGACGAGGCCTTCGATCTGTTGCGGTCCGCGCTGACCTCGCCGCATTTCGACGCGGCCGATGTCGAGCGTATCCGCTCGCAGGTCATCTCGGGCCTGCGACGCGACACCACCAACCCGACCTCGCTCGCGAGCCGCAAGTTCCTGGAGATGACGTTCGGCGATCATCCCTATGGACGGCAGACCAACGGCACGCTGGAGAGCGTGCCGACCATCACGGTCGCCGACATGAAGGATTACGTCGCGCGCAACCTTGCCAAGGACACCCTGAAGGTCGCCGTCGTCGGCGACGTCGACCCGGCGACCCTGGGCAAGCTGCTCGACCACACGTTTGGCGCACTGCCGGCCAAGGCCAATCTCGTGCCGGTGCCGGACGTCGAGGCCGCCAAGCCGCCGCAGCGCGCCTTCGTGCCGCTCGACGTGCCGCAGACCGTGATCACCTTCGGCGGCCCCGGTGTGAAGCGCAGCGATCCGACCTTCATGGCGGCCTATGTCGTGAACCATATCCTCGGTGGCGGCGGCCTGTCCTCGCGGCTCTACCGTGAAGTGCGTGAAAAGCGCGGGCTAGCCTATTCCGTGTTCGAATCGCTGCTCTGGATGGAGCATTCGGCGATCTTCATCGGCAACACCGGCACCCGTGCCGACCGCTCCGGTGACACCATGGATGCCATCGAGAAGGAAGTGCGCCGCATCGCCGACGAGGGTCCGACGCAGAAGGAGCTCGACGAGGCCAAGTCGTACCTCAAGGGCTCGCAGATGCTGGCGCTCGACACCTCGTCCAAGCTCGCGCAGGCGCTGCTCCAATACCAGCAGGACAAGCTGCCGATCGACTATATCGAGAAGCGCAACGCCATCGTCGACGCGGTGACGCTGGACGACGCCAAGGCCGCCGCCAAGCGGCTATGGGGCCAGGGACTGCTGACCGTCATCGTCGGCCGCGCCCCGCAGGCTGCGGCGCAACCGGCCGCGGCGCCGGCGACCAAGTCGAACTGA